The genomic segment ACCATACACACCGTTAGGCATGAAAAGTACGACAACAACGATAATCACTCCATAGATTATCAAATGACCGTAGGGCATAATTAGCTTCAAATACTCTGAGGAAAGACCAAGAATAACTGCGCCAAGGACCGGTCCGATCGTCGAATAGATTCCTCCTACCAGGGCCATTGCTATTGGAAGAAGAAGATAGTGAGCTGAAAAGCTGCTCTCCGGATACACAAATCCGTACTGAAG from the Mesotoga infera genome contains:
- a CDS encoding branched-chain amino acid ABC transporter permease; translated protein: LQYGFVYPESSFSAHYLLLPIAMALVGGIYSTIGPVLGAVILGLSSEYLKLIMPYGHLIIYGVIIVVVVLFMPNGVYGALKDLFGIRKRRLEER